A section of the Myxococcus virescens genome encodes:
- a CDS encoding phage tail protein, with the protein MSEPFIGQIMMFAGNFAPRGWAFCQGQLLSIAQNSALFSILGTTYGGNGQTTFALPDLRGRYPMQPGQGPGLSPRTLGEQGGTETVTLISTQMPAHNHTLNVSSQHGDTETPIGTVLASDSTATVLNYRAAPIDGTMNPAAIGVAGGSQPHNNMSPFLCINFIIALEGIYPSRN; encoded by the coding sequence ATGTTCGCAGGCAACTTCGCTCCGCGGGGCTGGGCATTCTGCCAAGGGCAGCTTCTCTCCATCGCCCAGAACTCGGCGCTCTTCTCCATTCTTGGCACCACCTATGGAGGCAATGGACAGACGACGTTCGCCCTGCCGGACCTGCGGGGCCGCTATCCCATGCAGCCGGGCCAGGGCCCCGGGCTGTCCCCCCGCACGCTGGGCGAACAGGGTGGAACCGAAACCGTGACGCTGATTTCGACGCAGATGCCGGCGCACAATCACACCCTGAATGTGAGCAGTCAGCACGGCGATACCGAAACGCCCATTGGCACCGTGCTCGCGTCGGACTCCACGGCGACCGTGCTCAACTACCGGGCTGCCCCCATCGACGGGACCATGAACCCCGCGGCCATCGGCGTCGCGGGGGGAAGCCAGCCGCACAACAACATGTCGCCCTTCTTGTGCATCAACTTCATCATCGCGCTGGAAGGCATCTACCCGTCGCGCAACTGA
- a CDS encoding AI-2E family transporter: MGGPFPAGWARRGPRYGTGAWAVVAERDGGGQRSQVTPTTVFTVCASVLAVVVLVTFVAKTRVALTLTGIATILALALEHGVARLERGRLPRLAAIALVMTALLVVVAALALLVIPAAADQLDALVRQWPQLMAELRSSRLIQVLSDRLQALGWARRLEEATPRLATGALPTLLIRAIGGVVGVVISALTVFFLVVFMLTFGGDLIRRGLTLVGPEHRMRYVRVLHNIYSATGGYLSGLVLICTINATLTTVTLALLGLPYFLPLGIASGFSSLVPYVGPLIAGGVITLLTWATQGIWAAAVALAYFLLYGPLEGNVLAPLVFRRTVHVNPLLVLLAVLFCAELAGIVGAVVAVPVAATLQIIAREVLLFRQERRAARAIHPAEPE, from the coding sequence GTGGGTGGCCCGTTCCCGGCAGGGTGGGCACGTCGGGGGCCGCGTTATGGCACGGGAGCGTGGGCGGTGGTGGCGGAGCGAGACGGCGGGGGGCAACGCTCGCAAGTCACACCGACGACGGTGTTCACCGTCTGCGCCTCCGTGCTGGCGGTGGTCGTACTCGTCACCTTCGTGGCGAAGACGCGGGTGGCGCTGACACTGACGGGCATCGCCACCATCCTGGCGCTCGCGTTGGAACATGGCGTCGCGCGACTGGAGCGCGGCAGGCTGCCTCGACTGGCCGCCATTGCCCTGGTGATGACGGCGTTGCTGGTCGTCGTCGCCGCCCTCGCGCTGCTCGTGATTCCGGCCGCGGCGGACCAGTTGGACGCCCTGGTTCGCCAGTGGCCGCAGTTGATGGCGGAACTGCGGAGCTCTCGGCTCATCCAGGTGCTCAGCGACCGGCTGCAGGCGCTCGGCTGGGCGCGGCGGTTGGAGGAAGCAACTCCCCGGCTCGCGACCGGCGCCCTGCCTACGCTGCTCATCCGAGCCATCGGAGGCGTGGTGGGGGTGGTCATCTCGGCCCTCACCGTCTTCTTCCTCGTCGTGTTCATGCTGACATTCGGAGGAGACCTGATTCGCAGGGGGCTGACCCTGGTCGGCCCCGAGCACCGGATGCGATACGTCCGGGTCCTCCACAACATCTACAGCGCCACGGGCGGCTACCTGTCCGGGCTGGTGCTCATCTGCACCATCAACGCCACCCTGACCACGGTGACGCTGGCGCTCCTGGGCTTGCCGTACTTCCTGCCCCTGGGCATCGCCAGTGGCTTCTCCAGCCTGGTCCCTTATGTGGGGCCGCTCATCGCAGGGGGCGTCATCACCTTGCTGACGTGGGCCACGCAGGGCATCTGGGCGGCGGCGGTCGCGCTCGCCTACTTCCTGCTGTACGGGCCCCTCGAGGGCAACGTGCTGGCCCCACTCGTCTTCCGACGCACGGTCCACGTCAATCCGCTGCTCGTCCTCCTGGCAGTCCTGTTCTGCGCGGAGCTGGCCGGCATCGTGGGCGCGGTGGTGGCGGTGCCCGTGGCCGCGACCCTTCAAATCATCGCCCGGGAGGTCCTCCTCTTCCGGCAGGAGCGCAGGGCGGCGCGCGCAATCCACCCCGCGGAACCTGAATGA